One window of Longimicrobium sp. genomic DNA carries:
- the sufB gene encoding Fe-S cluster assembly protein SufB: MPYNEEVAALGLDEYKYGFKDEVDYAFKSRKGLDEEIVREISERKGEPKWMLDTRLKALKHAQKRPWPTWGGDLGGLNFDEIYFYIRPSDRGTGRTWDEVPDTIKNTFERLGIPDQERRILAGVGAQYESEVVYHSLKEEWEKQGVIFKGMDDGLRDHEDIVREYFGSVVPFRDNLFAAVNTAVWSGGSFVYVPKGVKLDMPLQAYFRINAESMGQFERTMIIVEEGAQVQYIEGCTAPSYSQDSFHSGVIEIIVKDGARMRYTTIQNWSHNVYNLVTQRALVGRDGTMEWVDGNLGSKLTMKYPSCYLNGEGARGEVLSIAYAGPGQHQDAGGKVIHNAPHTSSRIVSKSISRGSGRSSYRGLLQVNPGAKYARSNVECDALLLDDEARTDTYPYIEIQDEHAQIGHEATVSKIGDEQLFYLMSRGLSEDEAATMVVRGFIEPIAKELPLEYAVELNRLIELEMEGSVG, from the coding sequence ATGCCTTACAACGAGGAAGTCGCCGCACTCGGGCTCGACGAGTACAAGTACGGCTTCAAGGACGAGGTCGACTACGCGTTCAAGAGCCGCAAGGGGCTCGACGAGGAGATCGTCCGCGAGATCTCGGAGCGCAAGGGCGAGCCGAAGTGGATGCTCGACACGCGCCTGAAGGCGCTGAAGCACGCCCAGAAGCGCCCGTGGCCCACCTGGGGCGGCGACCTGGGCGGGCTGAACTTCGACGAGATCTACTTCTACATCCGCCCCTCGGACCGCGGCACCGGGCGCACGTGGGACGAGGTGCCCGACACCATCAAGAACACCTTCGAGCGGCTGGGCATCCCCGACCAGGAGCGCCGCATCCTGGCCGGCGTGGGCGCGCAGTACGAGAGCGAGGTCGTGTACCACTCGCTCAAGGAGGAGTGGGAGAAGCAGGGCGTCATCTTCAAGGGGATGGACGACGGCCTGCGCGACCACGAAGACATCGTGCGCGAGTACTTCGGCTCGGTGGTGCCCTTCCGCGACAACCTGTTCGCGGCGGTGAACACCGCGGTGTGGAGCGGCGGCTCGTTCGTGTACGTGCCCAAGGGGGTGAAGCTCGACATGCCGCTGCAGGCCTACTTCCGCATCAACGCGGAGAGCATGGGCCAGTTCGAGCGGACGATGATCATCGTGGAGGAAGGCGCCCAGGTGCAGTACATCGAGGGGTGCACCGCTCCCTCGTACAGCCAGGACTCGTTCCACTCCGGGGTGATCGAGATCATCGTGAAGGACGGCGCCCGGATGCGCTACACGACCATCCAGAACTGGTCGCACAACGTCTACAACCTGGTGACGCAGCGCGCGCTGGTGGGGCGCGACGGCACCATGGAGTGGGTGGACGGCAACCTGGGGTCGAAGCTCACGATGAAGTACCCGAGCTGCTACCTGAACGGCGAGGGCGCGCGCGGCGAGGTGCTGTCCATCGCCTACGCGGGGCCGGGGCAGCACCAGGACGCCGGCGGCAAGGTGATCCACAACGCGCCGCACACCAGCAGCCGCATCGTCTCCAAGTCCATCTCCAGGGGCTCGGGTCGGTCGAGCTACCGCGGGCTGCTGCAGGTGAACCCGGGCGCCAAGTACGCCCGGAGCAACGTGGAGTGCGACGCGCTGCTGCTGGACGACGAGGCGCGCACCGACACCTATCCGTACATCGAGATCCAGGACGAGCACGCGCAGATCGGCCACGAGGCCACCGTCAGCAAGATCGGCGACGAGCAGCTCTTCTACCTGATGAGCCGCGGCCTGAGCGAAGACGAGGCGGCGACCATGGTGGTGCGCGGCTTCATCGAGCCGATCGCCAAGGAGCTGCCGCTGGAGTACGCCGTGGAGCTGAACCGGCTGATCGAGCTGGAGATGGAAGGATCGGTGGGATGA
- a CDS encoding patatin-like phospholipase family protein, with the protein MTDPIPLPDRPRTVLVMGGGGMKGVAHIGVWKALEEAGVRVDAVIGTSIGALIGCSLAGGLGWRELAKIARGLTKDDIVSINRRAVLFGGVREEAVFDGEHYRAWIARNLPLKTFRDARFPVRVNCVSLVTGKERWFGTGVDEETPPIDAIYGSCAIPIYFPPLKLDGDVLVDGGVMDVLPIRHAAEWATERIIAVDVGAEIVPPAEGFFDRGMIAIHDRVLTLNLEQQRRVAAERPWEGPPMLVIRPRIGHLGGWDFDRTQFFLEEGYRAAREALRGAAEAA; encoded by the coding sequence TTGACCGACCCGATCCCCCTCCCCGACCGGCCCCGCACCGTCCTCGTCATGGGCGGCGGCGGGATGAAGGGCGTGGCCCACATCGGCGTGTGGAAGGCGCTCGAGGAGGCCGGCGTGCGCGTGGACGCCGTGATCGGCACCAGCATCGGCGCGCTGATCGGGTGCTCGCTGGCCGGCGGGCTGGGGTGGCGCGAGCTGGCGAAGATCGCGCGGGGGCTGACCAAGGACGACATCGTCTCCATCAACCGCCGCGCCGTGCTCTTCGGCGGCGTGCGCGAGGAGGCGGTGTTCGACGGCGAGCACTACCGCGCCTGGATCGCCCGCAATCTCCCCCTCAAGACCTTCCGCGACGCGCGCTTCCCCGTGCGCGTCAACTGCGTGTCGCTGGTGACGGGGAAGGAGCGCTGGTTCGGCACGGGTGTCGACGAGGAGACGCCGCCGATCGACGCCATCTACGGCAGCTGCGCCATCCCCATCTACTTTCCCCCGCTGAAGCTGGACGGCGACGTGCTGGTGGACGGCGGGGTGATGGACGTGCTGCCCATCCGCCACGCCGCGGAGTGGGCCACCGAGCGGATCATCGCGGTGGACGTGGGCGCGGAGATCGTGCCCCCGGCCGAGGGCTTCTTCGACCGCGGGATGATCGCCATCCACGACCGCGTGCTGACGCTGAACCTGGAGCAGCAGCGCCGCGTGGCCGCCGAGCGCCCGTGGGAGGGCCCGCCGATGCTGGTGATCCGCCCCCGCATCGGCCACCTGGGTGGGTGGGACTTCGACCGCACGCAGTTCTTCCTGGAGGAAGGCTACCGCGCCGCCCGCGAAGCGCTGCGCGGCGCGGCCGAGGCGGCGTAG
- the sufC gene encoding Fe-S cluster assembly ATPase SufC translates to MAEPLLKITNLHAEIAEDGTEILKGVDLELNAGEIHAIMGPNGSGKSTLSKVVSGHPAYEVTDGEVLFRGESVLDMEPDERARAGIFLAFQYPVEIPGVSVANFMRTALSAKRGEEVDVFDFQEELEARMEMLDMDPAFALRSVNEGFSGGEKKRNEILQLAMLEPVLAVMDETDSGLDIDALKIVTAGINKIKAERPDMAVLLITHYQRMLNYITPDVVHVMVDGRIIRSGGAELALELEERGYDWVREEVTA, encoded by the coding sequence ATGGCCGAACCGCTGCTCAAGATCACCAACCTGCACGCCGAGATCGCCGAGGACGGCACGGAGATCCTGAAGGGGGTGGACCTGGAGCTGAACGCCGGCGAGATCCACGCCATCATGGGCCCCAACGGCTCGGGCAAGAGCACGCTCAGCAAGGTGGTGTCGGGGCACCCGGCCTACGAGGTGACCGACGGCGAGGTCCTGTTCCGCGGCGAGAGCGTGCTGGACATGGAGCCCGACGAGCGCGCCCGCGCCGGCATCTTCCTGGCCTTCCAGTACCCGGTGGAGATCCCGGGCGTGTCCGTCGCCAACTTCATGCGCACGGCGCTCTCGGCCAAGCGCGGCGAGGAAGTGGACGTGTTCGACTTCCAGGAGGAGCTCGAGGCGCGCATGGAGATGCTGGACATGGACCCCGCGTTCGCGCTCCGCTCGGTGAACGAGGGCTTCAGCGGCGGCGAGAAGAAGCGCAACGAGATCCTGCAGCTGGCCATGCTCGAGCCGGTCCTGGCCGTGATGGACGAGACCGACAGCGGGCTGGACATCGACGCCCTGAAGATCGTAACCGCGGGGATCAACAAGATCAAGGCGGAACGGCCCGATATGGCCGTGCTGCTGATCACCCACTACCAGCGCATGCTGAACTACATCACGCCCGACGTGGTGCACGTGATGGTGGACGGCCGCATCATCCGCTCCGGCGGCGCCGAGCTGGCGCTGGAGCTGGAGGAGCGCGGCTACGACTGGGTGCGCGAGGAAGTCACTGCGTGA
- a CDS encoding glycosyltransferase family 1 protein has translation MKIAYVTESLPPLVDGVSRTLAQLFGFLERQPDVDFRVFSPFVPGPEISWADRVRKVPNVPVPLRPDYRVSTPIGHKISARMDEYGPDLIHVVSPTFVAFRTTKYGLRRGVPLVSSFHTHFVSYFRFYHLGALEGFGWYLLRKFYGRCEAVYVPSHGSIRELAAHGITNTELWSRGIDLARYSPRFRDPELRARVGADDDTPVLLMVSRLVKEKDLADLVDVDRILRARGARYRLVFVGDGPIRGDLEKQLPDAYFAGHQTGEALSRWYASGDVFVFPSTTETFGNVILEAQASGLPAVVVDRGGPPDLVEPGETGWIARANDPADFAEKVLSLLDDPEARRRMGCRARETAAEHDWGAINGRLLESYRRVVERYRPRAER, from the coding sequence ATGAAGATCGCCTACGTCACGGAAAGCCTCCCGCCCCTCGTGGACGGCGTCTCCCGGACGCTCGCGCAGCTCTTCGGCTTCCTGGAGCGGCAGCCCGACGTCGACTTCCGCGTGTTCTCGCCCTTCGTTCCCGGCCCCGAGATCTCCTGGGCCGACCGGGTGAGGAAGGTGCCGAACGTTCCCGTTCCGCTCCGTCCCGACTACCGGGTGTCGACGCCGATCGGGCACAAGATCAGCGCGCGGATGGACGAGTACGGCCCCGACCTGATCCACGTGGTCAGCCCCACCTTCGTCGCCTTCCGCACCACCAAGTACGGTCTGCGGCGCGGCGTTCCCCTGGTCAGCAGCTTCCACACGCACTTCGTCTCCTACTTCCGCTTCTACCATCTCGGCGCCCTGGAGGGGTTCGGCTGGTACCTGCTGCGCAAGTTCTACGGCCGCTGCGAGGCCGTGTACGTGCCCTCGCACGGGAGCATCCGCGAGCTGGCGGCGCACGGGATCACCAACACCGAGCTGTGGTCGCGGGGGATCGACCTGGCGCGCTACTCCCCCCGCTTCCGCGACCCCGAGCTGCGGGCGCGCGTGGGCGCCGACGACGACACGCCGGTGCTGCTGATGGTCAGCCGGCTGGTGAAGGAGAAGGACCTGGCCGACCTGGTGGACGTCGACCGCATCCTGCGCGCGCGCGGCGCCCGCTACCGCCTGGTGTTCGTGGGCGACGGCCCCATCCGCGGCGACCTCGAGAAGCAGCTCCCCGACGCGTACTTCGCCGGGCACCAGACGGGCGAGGCGCTGTCGCGCTGGTATGCCTCGGGCGACGTCTTCGTCTTCCCCTCGACCACCGAGACCTTCGGGAACGTGATCCTCGAGGCGCAGGCGTCCGGCCTTCCCGCCGTCGTCGTGGACCGCGGCGGTCCGCCCGATCTCGTCGAGCCGGGAGAGACGGGGTGGATCGCGCGCGCCAACGACCCCGCCGACTTCGCGGAGAAGGTGCTGTCGCTGCTGGACGACCCCGAGGCGCGCAGGCGGATGGGGTGCCGCGCGCGGGAGACGGCGGCCGAGCACGACTGGGGCGCCATCAACGGCCGCCTGCTGGAGAGCTACCGCCGCGTGGTCGAGCGCTACCGCCCGCGGGCCGAACGATGA
- a CDS encoding tetratricopeptide repeat protein codes for MRNLFTGALAVLLAASAASAQIPTRPALKAGADPNDWNAYFDRGVELLKEDARDADEMFAWAARLDPSRAEPLYGRYVAFHMRDVRRFEEYLNDNQRVLREPGVMRADSLYFESVVRNPFVHRGLIALAYDQLPGEWGNDSFTRAFLEYARGEIDAAARDLSAHVRRSPGDFRARHALAMSLTHLRRYDEARVELDSVLAALRRRDERRVARVYESKEMLLYSLGLLHLVQNRQDQAREAFAQAVVEDASQWYAHRGLALALVSAGHPADALPEYRTAIELAGPDNPILLSEYGKALYSARQYDAAIEQLSHLVRVAPDWADAWLALGNANARANRKDAAIEAFNAYLARAPRSDADMAGRVRAQVEQLRAAGS; via the coding sequence ATGCGCAATTTGTTTACGGGCGCCCTCGCGGTGCTCCTCGCCGCGTCCGCGGCATCCGCCCAGATCCCCACGCGCCCGGCGCTCAAGGCGGGGGCCGATCCCAACGACTGGAACGCGTACTTCGACCGCGGCGTGGAGCTGCTGAAGGAGGACGCGCGTGACGCCGACGAGATGTTCGCGTGGGCCGCGCGGCTCGATCCCTCGCGCGCGGAGCCGCTGTACGGGCGCTACGTGGCCTTCCACATGCGCGACGTGCGGCGCTTCGAGGAGTACCTGAACGACAACCAGCGCGTGCTGCGCGAGCCGGGGGTGATGCGGGCGGACTCGCTCTACTTCGAGTCGGTGGTGCGCAACCCGTTCGTGCACCGCGGGCTGATCGCGCTGGCGTACGACCAGCTGCCGGGCGAGTGGGGGAACGATTCGTTCACCCGCGCGTTCCTGGAGTACGCGCGCGGCGAGATCGACGCGGCCGCGCGCGACCTGTCCGCGCACGTCCGCCGCTCGCCGGGCGATTTCCGCGCGCGCCACGCGCTGGCGATGTCGCTCACGCACCTGCGGCGCTACGACGAGGCGCGGGTGGAGCTCGATTCCGTGCTCGCCGCGCTCCGCCGCCGCGACGAGCGCCGCGTGGCGCGCGTGTACGAGAGCAAGGAGATGCTGCTGTACAGCCTGGGGCTGCTCCATCTCGTGCAGAACCGGCAGGACCAGGCGCGCGAGGCGTTCGCGCAGGCGGTGGTGGAAGATGCGTCGCAGTGGTACGCGCACCGCGGCCTGGCCCTGGCGCTGGTGTCGGCCGGCCACCCGGCGGACGCGCTCCCCGAGTACCGGACCGCCATCGAGCTGGCCGGGCCCGACAACCCGATCCTGCTGAGCGAATACGGCAAGGCGCTCTATTCCGCCCGCCAGTACGACGCGGCCATCGAGCAGCTGTCGCACCTCGTCCGGGTGGCGCCCGACTGGGCCGACGCCTGGCTCGCGCTCGGGAATGCCAACGCCCGCGCGAACAGGAAGGACGCGGCGATCGAGGCGTTCAACGCCTACCTGGCCCGCGCCCCGCGGAGCGACGCCGACATGGCCGGCCGCGTCCGCGCGCAGGTCGAGCAGCTCCGCGCGGCCGGCAGCTGA